A genomic segment from Thamnophis elegans isolate rThaEle1 chromosome 3, rThaEle1.pri, whole genome shotgun sequence encodes:
- the CBWD3 gene encoding COBW domain-containing protein 3 isoform X2: protein MESSFIDDEEDCPELIPIKEPAIKDNVEDIQSSNNFKIPVTIISGYLGAGKTTLLNYILTEQHSKRIAVILNEFGEGSALEKSLAISQGGELYEEWLELRNGCLCCSVKDNGLKAIENLMQKKGKFDYILLETTGLADPGSVASMFWVDAELGSDIYLDGIISVVDAKHGLQHLKEEKPTGLINEAARQVALADLIIINKVDLVSQAELMKLRTAICTINGVANILETQRSRVDLSNVLDLHAFDGVSGKSLQQKLQLEEEPRPHLDKSIVTSTFEVLGSATEEDLNVFIQNLLWEKNVKDKKGIGVHQR, encoded by the exons ATGGAAAGTTCATTTATAGATGATGAAGAGGATTGCCCTGAATTGATTCCCATAAAGGAGCCAGCAATAAAGGATAATGTAGAGGACATTCAATCTAGCAACAACTTTAAGATTCCTGTTACTATCATCTCAGGATATTTAG GTGCTGGAAAAACTACTCTTCTTAATTACATTTTGACTGAACAACATAGCAAGAGAATAGCAgttattttaaatgaatttggTGAAG GTAGTGCGTTGGAGAAATCCTTGGCTATAAGTCAAGGTGGAGAACTTTATGAAGAATGGCTGGAGCTCAGAAACGGCTGTCTTTGCTGCTCAGTAAA AGACAATGGTTTGAAAGCAATTGAAAATTTGATGCAGAAGAAAGGGAAGTTTGATTACATTTTGCTAGAGACAACCGGATTGGCAGATCCAG GTTCTGTGGCCTCCATGTTTTGGGTTGATGCTGAATTGGGAAGTGACATTTATCTTGATG gtATAATATCGGTTGTTGATGCAAAGCATGGACTACAG CACctgaaagaagaaaaaccaacGGGCCTTATTAATGAAGCTGCTAG GCAAGTGGCCTTAGCAGATCTTATCATTATCAATAAGGTAGACTTGGTTTCACAAGCTGAACTGATGAAATTAAGAACAGCTATCTG CACAATAAATGGAGTTGCCAACATTTTAGAAACTCAGCGTTCAAG AGTTGATCTCTCTAATGTATTAGACCTGCATGCTTTTGATGGTGTATCAGGAAAAAG TTTGCAGCAGAAACTTCAGCTTGAAGAAGAACCTCGTCCACATCTAGATAAG AGTATTGTTACATCCACTTTTGAAGTTCTAGGAAGTGCAACCGAAGAAGACCTAAATGTGTTTATTCAA AATCTGTTATGGGAGAAAAATGTAAAAGACAAGAAAG GGATTGGTGTCCATCAAAGATAA
- the CBWD3 gene encoding COBW domain-containing protein 3 isoform X1 produces MESSFIDDEEDCPELIPIKEPAIKDNVEDIQSSNNFKIPVTIISGYLGAGKTTLLNYILTEQHSKRIAVILNEFGEGSALEKSLAISQGGELYEEWLELRNGCLCCSVKDNGLKAIENLMQKKGKFDYILLETTGLADPGSVASMFWVDAELGSDIYLDGIISVVDAKHGLQHLKEEKPTGLINEAARQVALADLIIINKVDLVSQAELMKLRTAICTINGVANILETQRSRVDLSNVLDLHAFDGVSGKSLQQKLQLEEEPRPHLDKSIVTSTFEVLGSATEEDLNVFIQNLLWEKNVKDKKGNPMEVIRLKGLVSIKDKSHQVIVQGVYELYDLEETTVNWKEDERINRLVLIGRNLDNDILKDLFIANVTKIEENS; encoded by the exons ATGGAAAGTTCATTTATAGATGATGAAGAGGATTGCCCTGAATTGATTCCCATAAAGGAGCCAGCAATAAAGGATAATGTAGAGGACATTCAATCTAGCAACAACTTTAAGATTCCTGTTACTATCATCTCAGGATATTTAG GTGCTGGAAAAACTACTCTTCTTAATTACATTTTGACTGAACAACATAGCAAGAGAATAGCAgttattttaaatgaatttggTGAAG GTAGTGCGTTGGAGAAATCCTTGGCTATAAGTCAAGGTGGAGAACTTTATGAAGAATGGCTGGAGCTCAGAAACGGCTGTCTTTGCTGCTCAGTAAA AGACAATGGTTTGAAAGCAATTGAAAATTTGATGCAGAAGAAAGGGAAGTTTGATTACATTTTGCTAGAGACAACCGGATTGGCAGATCCAG GTTCTGTGGCCTCCATGTTTTGGGTTGATGCTGAATTGGGAAGTGACATTTATCTTGATG gtATAATATCGGTTGTTGATGCAAAGCATGGACTACAG CACctgaaagaagaaaaaccaacGGGCCTTATTAATGAAGCTGCTAG GCAAGTGGCCTTAGCAGATCTTATCATTATCAATAAGGTAGACTTGGTTTCACAAGCTGAACTGATGAAATTAAGAACAGCTATCTG CACAATAAATGGAGTTGCCAACATTTTAGAAACTCAGCGTTCAAG AGTTGATCTCTCTAATGTATTAGACCTGCATGCTTTTGATGGTGTATCAGGAAAAAG TTTGCAGCAGAAACTTCAGCTTGAAGAAGAACCTCGTCCACATCTAGATAAG AGTATTGTTACATCCACTTTTGAAGTTCTAGGAAGTGCAACCGAAGAAGACCTAAATGTGTTTATTCAA AATCTGTTATGGGAGAAAAATGTAAAAGACAAGAAAGGTAACCCCATGGAAGTAATAAGACTAAAG GGATTGGTGTCCATCAAAGATAAATCACATCAGGTGATAGTTCAGGGTGTTTATGAGCTCTATGATCTAGAGGAAACAACTGTGAATTGGAAAGAGGATGAACGAATTAATCGATTGGTCTTAATAG GAAGGAACCTGGATAATGATATCCTTAAAGACCTCTTCATAGCAAATGTGACCAAAATAGAGGAAAATAGTTGA